One region of Eupeodes corollae chromosome 1, idEupCoro1.1, whole genome shotgun sequence genomic DNA includes:
- the LOC129940116 gene encoding sodium-dependent nutrient amino acid transporter 1-like produces MDNKGYVNEAKVNGGGVSQDTEAASCKSSSLDFDDNLSGSQVKRDQWGKDIEFLLSCIALSVGLGNVWRFPFVALENGGGAFVIPYIIVLFLVGKPIYYMEMLLGQFSSRGSVKLYDFAPIMRGVGFGQVISVAILATYYATLMALTCRYLIASFSSVLPWSYCRPEWGDSCIDSGFKGNFTVGGGENDGGEVKKYPSAQFYFTQVILKEKDQIDDGIGMPSWQLTICLLFTWIMIAIIIIKGVRSSGKASYFLAIFPYVVMFILLIRAMTLPGASKGVMFFITPQWDMLFTAKVWYAAVTQVFFSLAICFGNIVIYSSYNKFEHNVYRDANVVTTLDTFTSMLSGVIIFGILGNLAYETQTDDIANVVKGGTGLAFISYPDAIAKFNAVPQLFSVLFFLMLFVLGLGSNVGIVSCLLTVTKDQFPNVKQWAIVGVISVCGFCIGLLYITPGGQFILNLLDFYGVTFIILCLAIVQLITVGWIYGVKRFCADIEFMLQRKTSLYYRLCWAVITPAFMTAILIYTLVNYEPIKYNGYTFTMGLQTFGWCLSAFGISQVLIWGVSGYLQTPPGPSRFMRSFQPKSDWGPTDRRLLKLYQNNVIDLKRNEPVRKNFLYRIWDNIFG; encoded by the exons ATGGACAACAAAGGATATGTGAACGAGGCCAAAGTCAATGGCGGTGGCGTTTCTCAAGATACTGAAGCTGCTTCTTGCAAG TCTTCATCATTAGATTTCGATGACAATCTTAGCGGAAGTCAAGTAAAACGTGATCAATGGGGCAAGGATATTGAATTTCTACTTTCGTGTATAGCTCTGTCAGTTGGATTGGGAAATGTTTGGCGTTTTCCATTTGTGGCATTGGAAAATGGTGGTGGAGCTTTCGTCATACCGTACATAATAGTTCTATTCTTGGTGGGAAAGCCTATTTATTACATGGAAATGCTGTTGGGACAGTTTTCCAGTAGAGGCAGTGTTAAGTTGTATGATTTTGCACCGATTATGAGAG GAGTTGGATTTGGGCAGGTTATATCAGTGGCAATTCTTGCGACTTACTATGCAACACTTATGGCTTTGACATGTCGTTACCTTATTGCTTCTTTCTCTTCGGTACTCCCTTGGAGTTATTGTCGTCCGGAATGGGGAGATTCGTGTATTGACTCAGGATTCAAAGGCAATTTCACCGTTGGTGGTGGGGAAAACGACGGTGGTGAAGTGAAGAAATATCCTTCGGCTCAGTTCTATTTTAC ACAAGTGATTTTAAAGGAAAAGGATCAAATTGACGATGGCATCGGAATGCCAAGTTGGCAGTTAACAATTTGTTTGCTATTCACTTGGATAATGATCGCAATTATAATCATCAAAGGAGTTCGTAGCTCGGGAAAGGCTTCGTATTTTTTGGCCATTTTTCCATACGTAGTTATGTTCATTCTTCTAATTCGAGCTATGACTCTACCTGGTGCTAGTAAGGGAGTAATGTTCTTTATAACTCCACAATGGGATATGCTCTTTACAGCTAAGGTGTGGTACGCAGCTGTGACCCAAGTATTCTTTTCATTGGCTATTTGCTTTGGCAATATCGTTATTTATTCTTCGTACAATAAATTTGAGCATAATGTTTACAG GGACGCAAATGTTGTAACAACTTTGGATACATTTACTTCAATGTTGTCAGGAGTTATTATATTTGGAATTTTGGGGAATCTTGCATACGAAACGCAAACTGATGATATTGCTAATGTTGTTAAAGGAGGAACAGGTTtagcttttatttcttatccGGATGCAATTGCTAAGTTTAATGCTGTACCACAG CTCTTTTCAGTGCTCTTCTTCCTGATGCTTTTTGTTCTTGGTCTTGGCAGCAATGTTGGAATAGTTTCGTGTCTCCTAACTGTAACCAAAGATCAATTTCCAAATGTCAAGCAATGGGCTATTGTTGGAGTAATATCAGTTTGTGGTTTTTGCATTGGATTACTCTACATTACACCTGGAGGACAATTTATCCTTAATTTATTAGACTTTTATGGTGTAACCTTTATAATTCTCTGCTTAGCTATTGTACAATTGATTACTGTTGGTTGGATTTATG GCGTTAAAAGATTTTGTGCAGATATTGAATTTATGTTGCAACGCAAGACTAGCTTATATTATAGGCTTTGTTGGGCTGTTATTACTCCAGCATTTATGACTGCAATTTTGATTTATACATTGGTGAACTATGAACCAATTAAATATAATGGTTATACATTCACGATGGGACTTCAAA CATTTGGTTGGTGCTTGTCGGCCTTTGGAATTTCACAAGTATTAATTTGGGGTGTAAGTGGGTATCTTCAAACACCACCGGGGCCTTCTCGATTTATGAGATCTTTTCAGCCTAAGAGTGATTGGGGTCCAACAGATAGgagattattaaaattataccaAAACAATGTAATTGATCTCAAGAGAAATGAGCCGGTTAGGAAAAATTTCCTATACCGGATTTGGGATAATATATTTGGATAG
- the LOC129942095 gene encoding sodium-dependent nutrient amino acid transporter 1-like yields the protein MDNKGYLDDVTRTGLKLSPTNRPESAVDNGSELPYNTTDNDDVEGEHEKWGNDIEFLLSCIALSVGLGNVWRFPFVALENGGGAFIIPYVIVLVLVGRPFYYMEMIMGQFSSRSNIRIFDFAPVMRGVGYGMVFVTSMTTTYYASLMALTFRYLISSFASELPWSKCREEYGPTCINSDLTGNLTGNEGKKVTSAQFYFSEVILREKTQIDDGIGYPNWDLALCLAFSWFVVAIIMIKGVRSSGKASYFLAIFPYVVLVILLIKALTLPGAFTGVLYFLTPQWNKLLSPQVWYAAVTQCFFSLSICFGSIIIYSSYNKFSHNVKRDSDIVTSLDTFTSLLSGVVIFGILGNLAHETGNEDISKIVQGGTGLAFVSYPDAISKFSVVPQLFSVLFFLMLFVLGIGSEVGLATCVMTCLMDKFPNTKHWIIVTGIAVVGFGIGLVYVTPGGQFILNFVDYYGVTFVVLVVAIAETAAFGWIYGVKRFCNDIQFMSNSETSLYYRLCWGIITPVFMITVLIYTFVGYEPIKYKDYSYTTGMYIFGWFISGLGIVQLVIWGVIGYFEQPAGDERLLRAFLPMADWGPLEKKMLIPYQAMMVENERISLQRKSYWSKFKENIIG from the exons ATGGACAATAAAGGATATTTAGATGATGTTACAAGGACTGGTTTAAAGCTATCACCTACG AATCGACCAGAATCGGCGGTGGATAATGGAAGTGAATTACCCTACAACACCACTGATAACGACGATGTTGAAGGTGAACATGAGAAATGGGGAAACGATATTGAATTCCTGCTCTCGTGCATAGCCCTTTCGGTGGGACTTGGAAATGTTTGGAGGTTTCCATTTGTGGCGTTGGAAAACGGCGGTGGAGCTTTTATAATTCCCTATGTTATTGTTCTGGTGTTAGTCGGTAGACCATTTTACTACATGGAAATGATAATGGGACAGTTTTCAAGCAGAAGTAATATCAGAATCTTTGACTTTGCACCTGTTATGAGAG GTGTTGGATATGGAATGGTTTTTGTAACATCGATGACAACAACGTATTATGCGAGCTTGATGGCATTGACTTTTCGTTATCTGATATCATCATTTGCTTCAGAATTGCCATGGAGTAAATGTCGGGAAGAATATGGACCAACTTGTATCAATTCGGATTTAACTGGGAACTTAACTGGTAACGAAGGAAAGAAAGTCACTTCagcacaattttatttttc TGAAGTTATTCTCCGCGAAAAAACTCAAATCGACGATGGAATCGGCTATCCCAACTGGGATCTAGCGCTGTGCCTGGCATTTTCCTGGTTCGTTGTAGCCATAATAATGATCAAGGGTGTAAGAAGTTCTGGAAAGGCCTCATATTTTCTAGCAATATTCCCATATGTTGTGCTAGTCATACTTCTAATTAAAGCCTTGACACTTCCTGGAGCCTTTACAGGTGTGTTGTATTTCCTAACACCGCAATGGAATAAGCTGTTGTCCCCTCAGGTCTGGTATGCAGCTGTGACGCAGTGTTTCTTCTCTTTGTCAATTTGTTTCGGAAGCATTATAATCTACTCCTCCTACAACAAATTCTCTCACAATGTCAAAAG AGATTCAGATATTGTCACCTCTTTGGACACTTTCACATCGCTTCTATCCGGGGTGGTAATTTTTGGAATTCTGGGAAATTTAGCTCATGAAACTGGCAATGAAGACATTTCAAAGATCGTCCAAGGAGGAACGGGCCTAGCCTTCGTGTCATACCCAGATGCGATTTCGAAGTTTTCAGTCGTACCACAA ctcttttcagttttgttctttttgatgcTATTCGTTCTAGGAATTGGCAGTGAAGTCGGTCTAGCGACCTGTGTTATGACATGTCTCATGGATAAGTTTCCAAATACCAAACACTGGATTATAGTGACGGGAATAGCAGTAGTTGGCTTTGGTATAGGGCTTGTCTATGTTACTCCCGGAGGTCAGTTCATTTTGAATTTCGTCGATTATTATGGAGTCACATTTGTGGTTTTGGTGGTGGCTATTGCTGAAACTGCAGCTTTCGGATGGATTTAtg GAGTGAAAAGATTCTGCAATGACATACAGTTTATGTCAAATAGTGAAACTAGTCTCTACTATCGACTCTGTTGGGGTATTATAACTCCAGTCTTTATGATAACTGTTTTGATTTATACCTTTGTTGGGTATGAACCCATCAAATACAAGGACTATTCGTATACAACGGGAATGTATA tttttggttggTTTATATCGGGATTGGGAATAGTTCAGTTGGTGATATGGGGTGTTATTGGATACTTCGAACAACCAGCTGGTGACGAAAGATTGCTGAGAGCTTTCCTGCCAATGGCCGATTGGGGACCGTTGGAGAAGAAAATGTTAATACCATATCAAGCAATGATGGTAGAGAATGAACGGATCAGTTTACAGAGGAAAAGTTACTGgtctaaatttaaagaaaatattattggttGA